One stretch of Hymenobacter chitinivorans DSM 11115 DNA includes these proteins:
- a CDS encoding sporulation-delaying protein SdpB family protein — MKNGLIHSYVGFLDGLATRKPLFLFVALSRTFLAIGTLITLVLSGPSILFDEPTFGKLSFNPTLEYFNIFTYFGFAHITVYYAVCIAVLLAVVSGFYPRLTGVLHWLVSFSLFRSAQILEGGDQITVIITLLLIPVTLVDARPNHWQLGREYALGRANYFVANVSWAVIQLQMGVLYLQASVEKVYKLEEWKNGTAIYYFLNDPIFGYPAWMERLLASALTNAYVVSGLTWGTILFEIILAGAIFMRPKNRAKLLLPAVGFHLFIALAFGLVSFFFAMAGGLLVFLATKKTEAKLAQTLRRLVQRSGSTPAAVSPHMVAA, encoded by the coding sequence ATGAAAAACGGCCTTATTCACTCGTACGTAGGCTTTCTGGATGGTCTGGCCACCCGGAAGCCCTTGTTTTTATTCGTGGCGCTGAGCCGCACTTTTCTCGCTATCGGCACGCTGATTACGCTGGTGCTGAGTGGGCCGAGCATTCTTTTTGATGAGCCTACGTTCGGGAAGCTCAGCTTTAACCCAACCCTGGAATACTTCAATATTTTTACCTACTTCGGGTTTGCGCACATCACGGTCTACTACGCCGTGTGCATTGCCGTGCTACTGGCGGTGGTTTCGGGCTTCTACCCCCGGCTGACGGGGGTGCTGCACTGGTTGGTGTCCTTCAGCCTGTTTCGCTCGGCCCAGATTCTGGAAGGTGGCGACCAGATTACGGTAATCATTACCCTGCTGCTGATTCCGGTAACGCTCGTCGACGCGAGGCCCAACCATTGGCAATTAGGTCGGGAGTACGCACTGGGCCGGGCTAATTATTTTGTTGCCAATGTATCCTGGGCCGTGATTCAGCTGCAGATGGGTGTCCTGTATTTGCAGGCCAGCGTCGAGAAAGTCTACAAGCTGGAGGAGTGGAAGAATGGTACCGCTATTTACTATTTTCTGAATGACCCCATATTTGGGTATCCGGCGTGGATGGAGCGGCTGCTGGCCTCGGCTTTGACCAATGCCTACGTCGTATCGGGCCTGACGTGGGGCACCATTCTCTTCGAAATAATTCTGGCCGGCGCCATTTTTATGCGCCCCAAAAACCGGGCGAAGCTCTTGCTGCCCGCCGTGGGCTTTCACCTGTTCATTGCGCTGGCCTTTGGCTTGGTAAGCTTCTTTTTCGCCATGGCCGGGGGCTTACTCGTGTTTTTGGCTACCAAAAAGACCGAGGCCAAACTGGCGCAGACCCTGCGTCGCCTTGTTCAGCGTTCCGGCTCGACGCCGGCCGCCGTTAGCCCCCATATGGTGGCTGCCTAG
- a CDS encoding SdpA family antimicrobial peptide system protein, with protein MKARYIILYNSVLMIFGFLLLKVVFAAAGPNVTESSFKENYNVATFFPEGWGFFTRSPRGDKYALYKVEQSNKLTPVHFKNADAKSLYGFSRKSRRINMEISRVAALVKKDSSWVRVEDKDEVISRTQFTEVEITRAKADPERLRFITPGTYILKKYKIAPWSWAKYPDNFKKSAYVTSIILQ; from the coding sequence ATGAAAGCGAGATATATTATTCTTTATAATAGTGTGCTGATGATCTTTGGCTTCCTATTGCTGAAGGTTGTATTCGCGGCTGCCGGACCCAATGTCACCGAGTCGTCCTTTAAGGAGAATTATAACGTAGCGACTTTCTTTCCGGAAGGCTGGGGCTTTTTCACCCGTAGTCCGCGCGGGGATAAATACGCTCTTTACAAGGTAGAGCAGTCCAACAAGTTAACGCCGGTGCATTTTAAAAATGCCGATGCCAAGAGCCTCTACGGCTTTTCGCGCAAGAGTCGCCGGATAAATATGGAAATAAGTCGGGTAGCAGCTTTGGTCAAAAAAGACAGCAGCTGGGTACGGGTAGAAGATAAGGACGAGGTAATTAGCCGAACCCAGTTTACGGAAGTCGAAATCACCCGGGCCAAAGCCGACCCCGAAAGGCTACGGTTTATTACGCCCGGCACCTATATTCTGAAGAAGTATAAGATAGCGCCCTGGTCCTGGGCCAAGTATCCGGACAATTTCAAGAAATCAGCCTACGTAACTAGCATTATACTGCAATGA
- a CDS encoding AsmA-like C-terminal region-containing protein — translation MKLLLVRRVLLAVFLLVLAALGLLAWLLGTDYGRRRLETWVREQVTHRSELVLAPFTITFSLWHDFPHLTASIHHVSLTDTSFRQQHEVLRVGRANLRLDLRRLWYKQFRVTRLTVHDVLFREQVDSLGRTWGLHGKRRHTSTGTGPPLDLTLDSLLVYNFRIQTRNDFAHSAFGAEVRQAHLAASIHRGLLRARGTLHGELSYLRNSRGLLFQHKPVWATVNYRLEFKKRQGTLRNTRATLNGDTIRIRGTHQTVANQPGTRLHFQFEGEQPLMEVLHAALPANLEPYIAGARSPSKAHIRYTISGLTGPTVRPRNVLTFALRRAQLRWPDPKRRIDHWDLQATYDNGAAHTLKTTALTVQHCRLYSSAGQLNVALTLRDFTRPFVSGRFRGRTELPQLAVVVAPGQWRARHGTAEMDVRLHGLLPPTDDGSGTVVVSQPSLSVQGQVTLQNASFVVLDRRADFSELNVRLGLRDSIWTLSRASGVLDHMRFEASATTTHLFDYLTGQQLTMQVTGNFAVDELRVQRLRELLRPSAAATRLLARQRAQAASTKIATLGGSLIPPGVRLHVGLRCARLVLPADTVEQVGVTVLHDGQRVELQHLTARVWGAQMRGQVSWPTDTLQQVAPIQFALDMHYDTVNYRRLMARLARPPRRSAQAPASPALRELLLAANGTLSCDMTTVQLDAKENLQNLHLQLVKTGSELRLPALDFSTTRGGSGHASAVVQIKGIHLTAADVDLNLHYQDLDVQRLLQLLASLNPEDKSVPVPVLRLARRAERRARRQQQAAGSILTNGVLQAVVHVQADRVNYSAVRGRSFELVSHLRDGVARVDKCSLRAFRGLVDLQGHMLLNVNRQHHPLQVQMRLQDVELPDLFAAGLAIGLTLPDQDNVRGSMRCAADLRTDLDSTFLPRLDQTVGYVRAAMRDLELLNVEALSQALKFMREERTGHLFFEPFSSEFGLNRGQVLIPDLNLNSNLSNMQISGSYFLNGRANLYIGLNPMQALFGDNEKRIERIQQSEPLRRPNHRLTYVNLQRLTPASRYSVRLFKGNEQRQQQAILRQQFRQLLITQGLDSTVNMVR, via the coding sequence ATGAAATTGTTGCTTGTCCGGCGCGTGCTGCTGGCCGTCTTCTTGCTGGTACTCGCGGCCCTGGGCCTGCTGGCGTGGCTGCTGGGCACCGACTACGGCCGGCGCCGCCTCGAAACCTGGGTACGGGAGCAGGTAACCCACCGCTCGGAGCTGGTGTTGGCCCCGTTTACAATTACCTTTTCCCTCTGGCACGACTTTCCCCACCTAACGGCCTCTATTCACCACGTCAGCCTGACCGATACGTCGTTTCGGCAGCAGCACGAGGTACTACGCGTGGGCCGGGCCAATTTGCGCCTGGATTTGCGGCGCCTCTGGTACAAGCAGTTCCGCGTAACCCGCCTCACGGTGCACGACGTCCTGTTTCGGGAGCAGGTCGATTCGCTGGGGCGCACCTGGGGCCTGCACGGCAAGCGCCGCCACACCAGCACCGGAACCGGTCCGCCCCTGGACCTAACCCTGGATTCGCTGCTGGTCTACAACTTCCGCATCCAAACCCGCAACGACTTTGCCCACAGCGCCTTCGGGGCCGAAGTACGCCAGGCCCACTTGGCGGCCTCCATCCACCGGGGCTTGCTACGGGCCCGGGGCACGCTGCACGGCGAGCTGAGCTACCTGCGCAACAGCCGCGGCCTGTTGTTTCAGCACAAGCCGGTGTGGGCCACCGTAAATTACCGGCTCGAATTCAAAAAGCGCCAGGGCACGCTGCGCAACACCCGGGCCACGCTCAACGGCGACACCATCCGCATCCGGGGCACCCACCAAACGGTGGCCAATCAGCCCGGCACCCGCCTGCACTTCCAGTTTGAGGGCGAGCAGCCGCTGATGGAAGTGCTGCACGCGGCCCTGCCCGCCAACCTGGAGCCCTACATTGCCGGGGCCCGCAGCCCGAGTAAAGCCCACATCCGCTACACGATTTCGGGGCTGACCGGCCCCACCGTGCGGCCCCGCAACGTGCTGACCTTCGCCCTGCGCCGCGCCCAGCTGCGCTGGCCCGACCCCAAGCGCCGCATCGACCACTGGGATTTGCAGGCCACCTACGACAACGGCGCAGCCCATACCCTCAAAACCACGGCCCTCACCGTGCAGCACTGCCGCCTGTATTCGTCGGCCGGGCAGCTCAACGTGGCCCTGACCCTGCGCGACTTCACCCGGCCCTTCGTGAGCGGGCGGTTCCGGGGCCGCACCGAGCTGCCCCAGCTGGCCGTGGTGGTGGCCCCGGGCCAGTGGCGGGCCCGCCACGGCACGGCCGAAATGGACGTGCGCCTGCACGGTCTGCTGCCCCCCACCGATGACGGCAGCGGCACCGTCGTGGTCAGTCAGCCCAGCCTGTCGGTGCAGGGCCAGGTAACGCTGCAAAACGCCTCGTTCGTGGTGCTGGACCGCCGCGCCGACTTTTCGGAACTGAACGTGCGCCTGGGCTTGCGGGACAGTATCTGGACTCTGTCCCGGGCCTCGGGGGTGCTGGACCACATGCGGTTTGAGGCCAGCGCCACCACTACTCACTTGTTTGACTACCTGACCGGGCAGCAGCTTACGATGCAGGTAACCGGCAACTTTGCCGTGGATGAGCTGCGCGTACAGCGCCTGCGGGAGCTGCTGCGGCCTTCGGCGGCGGCTACTCGCCTGCTGGCCCGGCAGCGGGCCCAGGCCGCCTCCACGAAAATAGCCACCCTGGGCGGCAGCCTGATTCCGCCTGGCGTGCGCCTGCACGTGGGCTTGCGCTGCGCCCGCCTGGTGCTGCCGGCCGACACCGTGGAGCAGGTGGGCGTGACGGTGCTGCACGATGGCCAGCGGGTAGAGCTGCAACACCTGACGGCCCGGGTGTGGGGCGCCCAAATGCGGGGCCAAGTGTCATGGCCCACCGACACGCTGCAGCAGGTAGCGCCCATTCAGTTTGCCCTCGATATGCATTACGACACGGTAAACTACCGCCGCCTGATGGCCCGCCTGGCCCGGCCCCCGCGCCGCTCGGCCCAGGCCCCGGCCAGCCCGGCCCTGCGCGAGCTGCTGCTGGCCGCCAACGGCACGCTGAGCTGCGACATGACCACAGTGCAGCTCGACGCCAAGGAAAACCTGCAAAACCTGCACTTGCAGCTCGTCAAGACCGGCTCGGAACTGCGCCTGCCGGCTCTGGATTTTTCCACCACCCGCGGGGGGTCGGGCCACGCCTCGGCCGTGGTCCAGATCAAGGGCATTCACCTCACCGCCGCCGACGTCGACCTGAACCTACACTACCAGGATCTGGACGTGCAGCGCCTGCTGCAGCTGCTGGCCAGCCTCAACCCCGAGGATAAGTCGGTGCCCGTGCCGGTGCTGCGCCTGGCCCGCCGGGCCGAGCGCCGGGCGCGCCGGCAGCAGCAGGCGGCCGGTTCCATTCTTACCAACGGCGTACTGCAGGCTGTGGTGCACGTGCAGGCCGACCGGGTCAACTACAGCGCCGTGCGGGGCCGGAGCTTCGAGCTGGTGTCGCACCTGCGCGACGGGGTGGCCCGGGTCGACAAATGCTCGTTGCGCGCGTTTCGGGGCTTGGTTGACCTGCAGGGCCACATGCTGCTCAACGTCAACCGCCAGCACCACCCGCTGCAGGTGCAGATGCGGCTGCAGGACGTGGAGCTGCCCGACCTGTTTGCCGCCGGCTTAGCCATTGGCCTCACCCTGCCCGACCAGGACAACGTGCGGGGCAGTATGCGCTGCGCGGCCGACCTGCGCACCGACCTGGACTCGACCTTTCTGCCCCGCCTCGACCAAACCGTGGGCTACGTGCGGGCCGCCATGCGCGACCTGGAGCTGCTCAACGTGGAGGCCCTGAGCCAGGCGCTGAAATTTATGCGCGAGGAGCGCACCGGCCACCTGTTTTTTGAACCCTTCAGCAGCGAGTTTGGCCTCAACCGCGGGCAGGTGCTGATTCCGGACCTGAACCTGAACAGCAACCTGAGCAACATGCAAATCAGCGGCAGCTACTTCCTCAACGGCCGGGCCAACCTCTACATCGGCCTCAACCCCATGCAGGCCCTGTTTGGCGACAACGAGAAGCGCATCGAGCGAATTCAGCAGAGTGAGCCCCTGCGCCGCCCCAACCACCGCCTCACCTACGTGAATTTGCAGCGCCTCACCCCGGCCAGCCGCTACTCCGTGCGCTTGTTTAAAGGCAACGAACAACGCCAGCAGCAGGCCATTCTGCGCCAGCAGTTCCGCCAGCTGCTCATCACCCAGGGCCTCGACAGCACCGTCAATATGGTCCGCTGA
- a CDS encoding flavin monoamine oxidase family protein → MIEPDIIIIGAGAAGLLAARELAQAGRRVLVLEARSRLGGRIHTFTGGGFSGLTEAGAEFLHGPVPLTRELLAATGTACHDTEGTTYEVHQGRVSVAESFLEDMPQLLEKLDALPHDLPLADFLTQYFSGDEYRALRATITGFAEGYDAADARRASSFALREEWAGGGAEDSPRPEGGYGPLLDHLAGEAQAAGAVIQLNTVVEHIRWQRSRVSIGCNGNRRYEAPRVLITLPLGVLQAASEEPGHVAFAPELPAQRQAVAELGFGPVIKVMLEFQTAFWEQESGEVRHALPGLGFLFSDAAVPTWWSQQPSSRPLLTGWLAGPAADQLRAAPDEQVLALSLTALAYLLGTSPDFLRTQLVAQRVVNWGADPFARGAYAYATVGSAAARQLLAAPVEDTLFFAGEGLYAGPAMGTVEAALHSGQQVARQLLQALA, encoded by the coding sequence ATGATTGAACCCGACATCATCATTATCGGCGCGGGGGCCGCGGGCCTGCTGGCCGCCCGGGAGCTAGCCCAGGCCGGCCGCCGCGTGCTGGTGCTGGAAGCCCGCAGCCGCCTTGGCGGCCGTATTCACACCTTCACTGGGGGCGGCTTCAGCGGCCTCACCGAGGCCGGGGCTGAGTTTCTGCACGGCCCGGTGCCCCTGACCCGGGAGCTGCTCGCCGCCACCGGCACGGCCTGCCACGACACCGAAGGCACCACCTACGAAGTGCACCAGGGCCGGGTCTCGGTGGCCGAAAGCTTCCTGGAAGACATGCCCCAGCTGCTGGAAAAGCTCGACGCCCTGCCCCACGACCTGCCCCTGGCCGACTTCCTGACTCAATACTTCTCCGGCGACGAGTACCGGGCGCTGCGCGCCACCATCACCGGCTTTGCTGAGGGCTACGATGCCGCCGACGCCCGCCGGGCCAGCTCGTTTGCCCTGCGCGAGGAGTGGGCCGGCGGCGGGGCCGAAGACTCGCCCCGGCCCGAGGGCGGCTACGGCCCCCTGCTCGACCACCTGGCCGGCGAAGCGCAGGCTGCCGGCGCCGTTATTCAGCTTAACACCGTGGTAGAGCACATCCGCTGGCAACGGAGCCGCGTGAGTATCGGCTGCAACGGCAACCGCCGCTACGAGGCGCCGCGGGTGCTTATTACGCTGCCTCTGGGCGTGCTGCAGGCCGCCTCCGAAGAGCCGGGCCACGTAGCTTTTGCCCCCGAACTACCGGCTCAGCGCCAGGCCGTGGCCGAGCTGGGCTTTGGGCCGGTCATCAAGGTTATGCTCGAATTCCAAACTGCTTTCTGGGAGCAGGAATCGGGCGAAGTGCGCCACGCCCTGCCGGGGCTGGGCTTTCTGTTTTCCGACGCCGCCGTGCCCACCTGGTGGAGCCAGCAGCCCAGCTCCCGGCCCCTGCTCACCGGCTGGCTGGCCGGCCCCGCCGCCGACCAGCTCCGCGCCGCGCCCGACGAGCAGGTGCTGGCGCTAAGCCTGACGGCCCTGGCTTACCTGCTGGGCACTTCCCCCGACTTTCTTCGCACCCAACTCGTGGCCCAGCGGGTGGTTAACTGGGGCGCCGACCCGTTTGCCCGCGGCGCTTACGCCTACGCCACGGTAGGTTCGGCCGCGGCCCGGCAGCTACTGGCCGCACCGGTGGAAGACACCTTGTTTTTTGCCGGGGAAGGCCTGTACGCCGGGCCGGCCATGGGCACGGTGGAAGCGGCCCTGCACAGCGGGCAGCAGGTAGCGCGGCAGCTGCTCCAGGCGTTAGCCTAG
- a CDS encoding zinc dependent phospholipase C family protein, whose amino-acid sequence MQHFYRRARRWLSVTALFLITPSILFAWGTWGHERINRAAVLALPPALRTFFYNHVDFMVQESVVPDLRKYTLSDKAEGPRHFIDLENYGEMSQIPQASQEAYAKYEPAFLDKNGRLPWFIQDMQGKLTQAMKNGRKEDILFIAADLAHYLGDATQPLHTSSNHDGQLTGQKGVHAFYESQMVEKFGKTYNFKLKEPQLIQDPVAEAWRLIAQSHAAADTLLTIEKKLQTEVGPTNMYEMNAQGQPKKNVFNSNVRTAAYTESFHNSLRHMEERQLRTAAQAAANFWYTAWVNAGKPDLTKLDTEYTTKSSQSNLKDELKLLQSGKLVDFSSFMEF is encoded by the coding sequence ATGCAGCACTTTTATCGTCGTGCCCGCCGCTGGCTTTCCGTCACGGCCCTGTTTCTGATTACGCCCTCCATCCTCTTCGCCTGGGGCACCTGGGGGCATGAGCGCATCAACCGCGCCGCCGTGCTGGCCTTGCCGCCGGCCCTGCGCACCTTCTTCTACAACCACGTCGACTTTATGGTGCAGGAGTCGGTAGTGCCCGACTTGCGCAAGTACACGCTCAGCGACAAAGCCGAGGGTCCGCGCCACTTTATCGACTTGGAAAACTACGGGGAGATGAGCCAGATTCCCCAGGCCTCGCAGGAAGCTTACGCCAAGTATGAGCCGGCTTTTCTCGACAAAAATGGCCGCCTGCCCTGGTTTATTCAGGACATGCAGGGCAAACTAACCCAGGCCATGAAAAACGGCCGCAAGGAAGACATCCTCTTCATTGCCGCCGACCTGGCCCACTACCTCGGCGACGCCACCCAGCCCCTGCACACCTCCTCTAACCACGACGGCCAGCTCACCGGCCAAAAGGGTGTCCACGCCTTCTACGAGTCGCAAATGGTGGAGAAGTTTGGTAAAACCTACAACTTCAAGCTCAAGGAGCCCCAGCTGATTCAGGACCCGGTGGCCGAAGCCTGGCGCCTGATTGCCCAGAGCCACGCCGCGGCCGACACGCTGCTGACCATCGAGAAAAAGCTGCAGACCGAGGTGGGCCCCACCAACATGTACGAGATGAACGCCCAGGGGCAGCCCAAAAAGAACGTGTTCAACAGCAACGTGCGCACGGCCGCCTACACCGAAAGCTTCCACAACTCGCTCCGGCACATGGAAGAGCGGCAGCTGCGCACGGCCGCGCAGGCCGCCGCCAACTTCTGGTACACGGCCTGGGTAAACGCCGGCAAGCCCGACCTGACCAAGCTCGACACCGAGTACACGACCAAGAGCAGCCAAAGCAACCTGAAGGACGAGCTCAAGCTGCTCCAGTCGGGCAAGCTGGTCGATTTCTCTTCCTTCATGGAGTTCTAA
- a CDS encoding endo-1,4-beta-xylanase: protein MITPRPCLLSAALFLAGLTGTSAQNAPVPLQAEAGTLGADWTTPTAAGVTYVTVVPTATIASQNPGTAARVITYSVTFPGPGTYDLYARVRVGAATANDDSFYYGNGFGTKSPTDDNDWITINQVAGVGYTTGTQVVDGAGSAQNNVWKWVNMSKIGGAETPISFTVAAGSLTQTFQLGAREDGFDIDKVIFGQTGLYFTVNNLDNGQQGSVNPPPPPFTPVGPPMATGKPKFLGGVYSTPQLPNFSAYWNQVVPENAGKWGSVEATRDVMNWTELDAAYKLAKDNGYPFRMHVLTWGSQQPTWIATLPAAEQLAEIKQWYAAVAQRYPAIDFLEVVNEPTHQPPGPSSGGGNYLEALGGSGTTGWDWVITSFQLARQYFPTTKLMMNDYSVENSAASAQRYLGIINLLKARNLIDVVGIQGHAFSTRGLPAADLTTNLNTLASAGLPLYITELDIDGVNAQNQLDDAVQLAEYQRVFPVFWLHPAVKGVTMWGYRPGHWRTTQGAFLVNDDNSERSAMVWLKSYVKTTVLGTTKTDDAVVSLAPNPAANGQFTLRGTAHLNTVRVLDVRGQLVQEVTLRNQPAVQMQLNVRPGLYVVQLISGQTVSSKKLIVQ from the coding sequence ATGATTACACCCCGACCCTGTCTGCTTTCGGCGGCCTTATTCCTGGCCGGCCTCACGGGCACTTCCGCCCAAAACGCGCCCGTGCCGCTGCAAGCCGAAGCCGGCACTCTGGGCGCCGACTGGACCACGCCTACCGCCGCCGGCGTCACCTACGTCACGGTAGTGCCCACGGCTACCATTGCCAGCCAGAACCCCGGCACGGCCGCCCGGGTCATTACCTACAGCGTCACCTTCCCCGGCCCGGGCACCTACGACCTCTACGCCCGGGTGCGGGTGGGCGCGGCCACGGCCAACGACGACAGCTTCTACTACGGCAACGGCTTCGGCACAAAGTCGCCCACTGACGACAACGACTGGATTACCATCAACCAGGTGGCCGGCGTGGGCTACACCACCGGCACCCAGGTTGTGGACGGGGCTGGCTCGGCCCAGAACAACGTCTGGAAGTGGGTGAACATGTCCAAGATTGGCGGCGCCGAAACCCCGATTTCCTTTACCGTGGCCGCCGGTAGCCTCACTCAAACCTTCCAGCTCGGAGCCCGGGAGGATGGTTTTGATATCGATAAAGTAATATTTGGGCAAACGGGCCTGTATTTCACCGTCAACAACCTCGACAACGGGCAGCAAGGCTCGGTGAATCCGCCACCCCCACCCTTCACGCCGGTGGGGCCACCTATGGCCACGGGCAAGCCCAAGTTTCTGGGCGGCGTGTACAGCACCCCGCAGCTGCCCAACTTCTCGGCCTACTGGAACCAGGTGGTTCCCGAAAATGCCGGCAAGTGGGGCTCGGTCGAAGCCACCCGGGACGTGATGAACTGGACCGAGCTGGACGCGGCCTACAAGCTGGCGAAGGATAACGGCTACCCCTTCCGCATGCATGTGCTGACCTGGGGCAGTCAGCAGCCCACCTGGATTGCGACGTTGCCCGCCGCCGAGCAGCTGGCCGAAATCAAGCAGTGGTACGCCGCCGTGGCCCAGCGCTACCCCGCCATCGACTTTCTGGAAGTAGTGAACGAGCCCACCCACCAGCCCCCGGGCCCGAGCAGCGGCGGCGGCAACTACCTCGAAGCGCTCGGCGGCAGCGGCACTACCGGCTGGGACTGGGTGATTACCTCCTTCCAGCTCGCGCGCCAGTATTTCCCGACCACCAAGCTGATGATGAACGACTACAGCGTGGAAAATTCGGCCGCCAGCGCCCAGCGCTACCTCGGCATTATCAACCTGCTCAAGGCCCGCAACCTGATTGACGTGGTCGGCATTCAGGGCCACGCCTTTTCGACCCGGGGCCTGCCCGCCGCCGACTTGACTACCAACCTGAACACACTGGCTTCGGCGGGCCTGCCGCTCTACATCACCGAGCTCGATATTGACGGCGTGAATGCCCAAAACCAGCTGGACGACGCCGTGCAGCTGGCCGAATACCAGCGTGTGTTCCCCGTATTCTGGCTGCACCCGGCCGTGAAGGGCGTGACCATGTGGGGCTACCGTCCCGGGCACTGGCGCACGACCCAAGGCGCCTTTTTGGTCAACGACGACAACTCGGAACGCTCGGCCATGGTGTGGCTCAAAAGCTACGTGAAGACCACCGTGCTGGGCACGACCAAAACCGACGACGCAGTTGTGAGCCTCGCTCCCAACCCGGCGGCTAACGGGCAGTTTACGCTACGTGGCACCGCCCATCTGAACACCGTGCGCGTGCTCGACGTGCGCGGGCAGCTGGTGCAGGAAGTGACGCTCCGGAACCAACCCGCGGTGCAGATGCAACTCAATGTACGGCCTGGCCTGTACGTGGTGCAGCTAATCAGCGGGCAAACGGTGTCCTCGAAAAAGCTTATTGTGCAATAA
- the asnA gene encoding aspartate--ammonia ligase, which produces METVLQTPTRALTPAALLKTEEAIGFVKDAFVRELSRELHLVKVSAPIAVLDGTGINDDLNGIERPVHFPIKALDERRAVVVHSLAKWKRLRLQELGIEAGKGLLTDMRALRPDEDYSPIHSIYVDQWDWEKHITAEQRTISYLKATVEKIYGALQAVEQQVSAQYPEIEPVLPPAITFLYAEELLQRYPDLTPKQREHEAAKEYGAIFLIGIGGELSHGEIHDGRAPDYDDWSTPNEAGYYGLNGDIVLWHPILETAFEVSSMGIRVDKAALTRQLELRGCPERQDLHFHSLLLQDALPQSIGGGIGQSRVCMFMLRKAHIGEVQVSIWPEAVRQELAASGIELL; this is translated from the coding sequence ATGGAAACCGTTCTGCAAACCCCAACCCGCGCCCTGACGCCCGCCGCGCTACTCAAAACCGAAGAGGCCATCGGCTTCGTCAAAGATGCCTTCGTCCGGGAACTGAGCCGCGAGTTGCACCTAGTGAAAGTGTCCGCGCCCATTGCCGTGCTCGACGGTACTGGCATCAACGACGATTTGAACGGCATTGAGCGGCCCGTGCACTTCCCCATCAAGGCCCTGGATGAGCGCCGCGCCGTGGTGGTGCACTCCCTGGCCAAGTGGAAGCGCCTGCGCTTGCAGGAGCTGGGCATCGAAGCCGGTAAGGGCCTGCTGACCGACATGCGCGCCCTGCGCCCCGACGAAGACTATTCGCCCATTCACTCAATTTACGTGGATCAGTGGGACTGGGAAAAGCACATTACGGCCGAGCAGCGCACGATTTCCTACCTCAAAGCCACCGTGGAGAAAATCTACGGGGCCCTGCAAGCCGTGGAGCAGCAGGTCAGTGCGCAGTACCCCGAAATTGAGCCGGTGCTGCCCCCGGCCATTACTTTCCTCTACGCCGAGGAGCTGCTGCAGCGCTACCCCGATCTGACGCCCAAGCAGCGCGAGCACGAGGCCGCCAAGGAGTACGGCGCCATCTTCCTGATCGGCATCGGTGGGGAACTGAGCCACGGCGAAATCCACGACGGCCGCGCCCCCGACTACGACGACTGGAGCACCCCCAACGAAGCCGGCTACTACGGACTCAACGGCGACATCGTGCTTTGGCACCCGATCCTGGAAACGGCCTTCGAGGTGTCGTCAATGGGCATTCGGGTGGATAAGGCGGCCCTCACGCGCCAACTCGAGCTGCGCGGCTGCCCCGAGCGCCAGGACCTGCACTTCCACAGCCTGCTGCTCCAGGACGCGCTGCCGCAGAGCATCGGCGGCGGCATCGGCCAGTCGCGGGTGTGCATGTTTATGCTGCGCAAAGCCCATATCGGCGAAGTGCAAGTCAGTATCTGGCCCGAGGCTGTGCGCCAGGAGTTAGCCGCCAGTGGAATTGAGTTGCTGTAA
- a CDS encoding PD-(D/E)XK nuclease-like domain-containing protein → MPTTDSFRRPDLLRLPYDDYRALPAIANSDLSRLRDALNGRYQKPSSMNGALGLGTAFHTALLEPELYQAGQPGINDSLIWWMVEGVKLDPYLHDLLVRGTPEPSCIFTEPTTDTVCKLRADLVAPDTDRGYTIIDFKTTMARDYSHFLAQCSGYDYDRQAAFYLDALRADRFLLVGVQKAEPFSLFTVEVPAYMLEEGRAKYLRLLQFLQPGAEVPSYLTEAVRDVREGRTSDSE, encoded by the coding sequence ATGCCGACAACCGACTCCTTTCGCCGCCCCGATCTGCTGCGCCTGCCCTACGACGATTACCGCGCCCTGCCCGCCATTGCTAACTCCGACCTCTCGCGGCTGCGCGACGCGCTGAACGGCCGCTACCAGAAACCCTCGTCCATGAACGGGGCTCTGGGCCTGGGCACAGCCTTTCACACGGCCCTGCTGGAGCCCGAACTCTACCAGGCCGGACAGCCCGGCATCAACGACTCACTGATTTGGTGGATGGTGGAAGGCGTGAAGCTCGACCCTTACCTGCACGATTTGCTGGTGCGCGGCACGCCCGAGCCCAGTTGCATCTTTACCGAGCCCACCACCGATACCGTCTGCAAGCTGCGCGCCGACCTGGTGGCCCCCGACACTGACCGGGGCTATACCATCATCGACTTCAAAACCACCATGGCCCGCGACTACAGCCACTTTCTGGCCCAGTGCAGCGGCTACGACTACGACCGGCAGGCCGCCTTCTACCTCGATGCCCTGCGCGCCGACCGGTTTCTGCTCGTGGGGGTGCAAAAGGCTGAGCCCTTCAGCTTGTTTACGGTGGAAGTACCGGCTTATATGCTGGAAGAAGGGCGGGCCAAGTACCTGCGGCTGCTGCAGTTTCTGCAGCCCGGCGCCGAGGTGCCCAGCTACCTCACCGAAGCCGTGCGCGATGTGCGCGAAGGCCGCACGAGCGACTCAGAATAG